From the genome of Plectropomus leopardus isolate mb chromosome 9, YSFRI_Pleo_2.0, whole genome shotgun sequence:
caTACAGAATGGCCCCTGTCAgcattatactgtatatgtttgCATCATCACTGATACATTAATATGTAGGCTACTTAAATGTTGTAGTTGCATCAGGTGAAGCTTATTTGAGCAACCTCATGCTGTTGTCAAGTATAATCCATAATAATACATCATGTGTTTTAGATAACTACTGGTCTAAAAAGTGGTAGATCTAACTAGAGCTATCAGATAATGTAATGATGTAAAGAGCAGtactgtataatataatatagtatagtataaagtGTATCTTAACATAATATGGAAATACTGAAGGAAAGtgtaaatatgtcaaaattACACTAAAGTTATTTGAATAAGTTTACTCCACCACTGATCATACtttatgtcttttatgtatttGCATGGCAAAAATCTTGTACCGTGTATCATCGGGTATCAATACTGTTCATTTTGTGTGCTTTGCTGTCTGgtgtatattattttgttttacattatggATATGTTAAGTAGCTATCAGTGTTAAACACTGAATGAtgtttaagatgttttgtttgtctgctcagattttttatttaaatcagtaattgattacatttttgtacagtgcATGACATACAAGattacagaaaataagtaaTTTACAAAACATCACTATCCAGGGTGCCCAGTAGCTTATCTGGTAGAGTGGGAGCCCCACTAtgttatcccctctctctccctttcatgcTGTAGCTGTCCcgtccaataaaggcaaaaaagaaaaccctttaaaaaacatcactatccttcattttttatattgttttgaatatataaaatattcttTCAGCAACTAAAGCTTAAAAATTAACTGTAGAAAGATATTAACAACAATATTTATACACTCACAAATCTCCTCACTTTAACTTACTGTAATACTGATCTATGCACTGGTGTAGGCTTATGAAACATATCAATTTATCGATACATATTGATCCTGAAAATTTGAAACAGTTTCATCACTTGTTTTCCACCATATTGATACTTTTGACACTTCgtcactctctcctctcacagacaggaagttgacacacacactgctgcagtgcCCCCGTTAACTCTCtcttaattaatttaatttagctCAATTTAAAGGGGGTTTATTGTGATAGAAAACAATGATTTATTGTGCTGAAGTCAGtgttaaatataaacaaaaatgtatgtataataAGTAAGGATCTACTGGAATAAGGAAACTTCTTGCACTTTGTAGTAGTTTGAGTGTGTGACAGTCTGAGAGGCTTTTGAACATTTGCACCACCAGTGGAAGAATATTGTTTTCCTAAAACCTTTAACTCCCAGATCAACATCAGttcttttgtgctgcattcagacacctttaactttcattttaacctgtgaaacctgagaaaattggtttgtgTCTtacaaaaacaggggaaaaatataatttgcaacttggcaagaaatgtcccacaaactgcattGTAAAAGATAAAGAATTGATTTGAAAATCCAAaattgaaaaagagaaaaatgttgaaagaaaaatgtccagaaaactgtatatataatttttataaccatatattttaaattatgctactgaaaaaatgtttgttttgtttttttattcaatttttctttctttctatctttctttcactctttatttatttatttctctcattctttttatttttatttttagattttaattatttattgcttattttccagtaatttccctgtaactttttacaatttttttgttaatttttgggccatttcttgttataAGCTGCTTATCACCCTCTAGTGTTttataaagaaatcaagccagtatGCTccagtttgaaagggttaatgtaaaaaaaaacaaacatatatattgCCAATGTCAGAttagtttttcttgtttgccCTCAATGTCAATTTTTCTCTGCtattaaatattgatattttactGGGTATTGCATCCAatttagaaattccagtattgtgacaacacAAGTGTAGGTCCACTATAAGTGCCTGATAAAGGCACAAGAAAATATCCTTCATCCACCAGGAGCGACAACACGTACAGTGCTTTGAGATCTACAAGAGGAGAGCAGGAGTTGAAGAACAGGTTCGTCAGAGACTGTTCCCTCTCAGAGAGGTTGTTCCAGTGGCTGCGTGCTGACGTGCTGAGGTCATTTCACTTAGAATTGGAAATGGAAGCGCTGcagtttttcttctgtgtgtaTTCTTGGATCACACTCTGTGACGCCTGTTTGACGAGAAAATACCTGACATCTGGGCAGAAAATCTGGCGGCTTTACTGAGCCACAAGTATGTGGTTTAGTTGAAGCTGTTCCagtcgctctctctctctctctttttgtctttagtACCAGTACAAGTCCTTCTTGTCCAGACGCCGTcctgacagagaggagacaaaatGATTTTCTAGCAGCTCTGAGTTTGTAATCAAGCATGctgagtaaaaataaactgaggCTTGTGTATTTTAGAATTTTACAGAATAAGAAGAGCAGTTACTAGAAAAAAGTAAGGAACAGATGCAATTAATTACATATCTAACAAACATCATGAATAACTCTACATGGGAAAGATAATTATAAGTTGCCTGTTTCTAATTATTAGCTCCTATGTTTTTATAAACGTGGCACATAATTAAATCCTATCTATGTGTCTGTTTGAGTGATAATGCATCATGGCTGTAAGAAACAGGTGAATATTGTTGTGAATGTGCTACGaatatgatgtaattttttttttttgctttttaataaaaCCGTAGCTGGCACTTTTTCGGCAAATGGTGCACATGTTCTCAGTATTGAAGAGGACTTGTCCCCAAACCTATGCCATGGTCAGTAGTTTACCTTGAAAGTTAAAGGTCTCATTAAAGGACAGCTGAAGGCCTACCAGGTTCAAAGCCCAAAGCAGGGTCCACGGAGTCTCTAAATCCTTGAGGCATGGTCCAGCTGGGATTCAGCTCTGGCTTGGAGCTGGAGGCCATGCTGGGTCCCATCTCACCGCGGTCACTGTGCAGGAGGTTGAGCAGGGATGTCGCATATTGCTGTCCGGTGAGACTCAACCCTTCTGGGGACAGGGAGTAGGCGAGGGGCGGCAACCCTGGGCCCTCTCCTGCCCTTGTTGTGAACGAGTGCCAGGAGCCAGCAGGGTCGTCTGCAGGGCTGAAGTTCATGAGATGTCCAGCTACAGGAGGGACCTGTGACTCTGAGTAACAGTCAACAGTCGGCCCTTGACAGGTGCTGGTTTCCTctgcagaggacaaataatgaaGCGACATAGTGAGGATGACCGATTCATGAGTGATCAGCCTGTTTGAGGTCAGATAGGTCATACACTCTAGATTTGTGTGCTCGCCAAAACCAAGAAAGACTTGCAACTCTTGTGCTTTAATATCTGTAACTCAAGACCAAACTTGGATTTGATCTCTTTGACTTGAAAAAAACTTGATTCCTTCCCCCGAGCCCAAAGGTTAAAAAgtttcttatttaaaaagtttgccACAgatcaatttatttaaatttctttcttGAATCACCTAACATTAACACTATTTATTAGTGACTGGACACTTAATTTTCCACATCCACTTTGTTTTAAAGACACCAATGCAAAAAGGTACCCTCCACAGCGGTGTGATACTCCTCAGGGCAGGGTCAGTTTACACCTTTGGCAGTGCTATAAcacagaaaaactgtatttttcctgTTCCCTGCTGTGTATTTTCAAAAGTgacaatgcatgtaacaggTGTTAATGGATACAGCATCCCACAACCACAGAAACAGATGCAAGAGGGTACCTTACGAGTCATGtgtagacgtgaaagtccactgactaagcagtgatatttgacaagttgggattaGAAGCTTTTGCTTtccaagaaacaaacaaacaagttttaacaaagaaacacaaattttagaaagcatttttgcaaatttcaccTCTGTTGTTAAGATGGCATGATATTTAGTGAAAAGCACGCTGTGGCTTGTTTAGGAAAACTCAAAGCACTTGGAACTTGACTCCGAACATGTCAGTCTTGACTCAGGACTTGTGTGCAAAGACTTGGGAATTGCAAAATGATGATTTGGTCTTACCCAGTTTAAtagtttttctgattttttttgtcttggctACGGGTGCCTTGGCCTTGCAGACTTTGCTGAG
Proteins encoded in this window:
- the vgll1 gene encoding transcription cofactor vestigial-like protein 1 isoform X1; the encoded protein is MEDRTESPVAVKVEEHSRCVILTYFQGDINSMVDAHFTRALSKVCKAKAPVAKTKKIRKTIKLEETSTCQGPTVDCYSESQVPPVAGHLMNFSPADDPAGSWHSFTTRAGEGPGLPPLAYSLSPEGLSLTGQQYATSLLNLLHSDRGEMGPSMASSSKPELNPSWTMPQGFRDSVDPALGFEPGRRLDKKDLYWY
- the vgll1 gene encoding transcription cofactor vestigial-like protein 1 isoform X2 is translated as MEDRTESPVAVKVEEHSRCVILTYFQGDINSMVDAHFTRALSKVCKAKAPVAKTKKIRKTIKLEETSTCQGPTVDCYSESQVPPVAGHLMNFSPADDPAGSWHSFTTRAGEGPGLPPLAYSLSPEGLSLTGQQYATSLLNLLHSDRGEMGPSMASSSKPELNPSWTMPQGFRDSVDPALGFEPGRPSAVL